The nucleotide window TCGTTTGACCCGCGCGGACCAGGCCCAGGTCGGTGATGCCGGCCTCGCAGTTGGCCCCCAAGGCGCGGACTTGCACCAGCACGTCGGCCCCGGAGAAGACCTCTTCGCGCCGCGTCACGATCGCGGCGCCCTGGTCCTGGTAGAGCTTATCGGGATAGCCGGCGGCCTCGCCCGCCCCCGCTTCCAGGACGAGCGTTATGCCGGCCTTGGTCAGCGTCGGCAGCACCGCCGGCACCAAGGCCACGCGGCACTCGCCGGGATAGGTCTCTCGGACCACGCCACATTTCATGCTTGCGTGCTCGAAGGAAAGGCGAGTGGGCCCACTTGTGCTCCTCGGCGGCGTGGCTGGGGGAACTCGGACGGCGGGCGTAAGTTGTTCCGCGGGGCGGCCTGCCGCCGTTGACGCGGAAACGCGCGAGCAAGTGATCCCTGGCCTCTTTTTAAGTTAGAATGCCCGCCTTGATCGAACAAGCCAGGGGGGGTAAATTGTCAGTTTCGCATTTTGCCAGATTGCCCCCGCCGGGGCTTTTCGATTCACGTTTTCTCAATCGCTAGAGTGCACCGATGACCACGTACATGGCCAAGCCGGGCGAAGTGGAGCAGAAGTGGTGGTTGGTCGATGCCACCGATCAGGTCGTGGGCCGGCTGGCCGCCGAGATCGCCATGATCCTGATGGGCAAGCACCGCCCCACGTACACGCCGCACGTTGACACGGGCGACTTCGTCGTCGTGGTCAACGCCGAAAAGGTCACCTTCACCGGCAAAAAGTGGCAGAACAAGACCTACACGCACTACACCGGTTACACGGGTTTGCGCGTCGAGACGGCGGGCCACCGTTTGGAGCGCCGGCCGGAACTGATCTTGAGCGAGGCCGTGCGTCGCATGCTCCCCAAGAACAAGCTGGCCACGAAGATGCTGAGCAAGTTGAAGATCTACGCCGGCCCCGAGCATCCGCACCAGGCCCAGCTCCCTGAGCCCAAAGAATCCAAACTGAAATAACCTGTCGCGCGCACAGATTTTGCCCGCGAACTTGTAGCACTTTACAGAGGTAGTCGATGTCCACTGTCGAAACGCCGCAGGTCAAGCAGACCGTCAAGCACAATGGTGACGCCCTGGGTACGGGGCGCCGCAAGACTTCCGTGGCGCGCGTCCGCGTTCGTGCCGGCAGTGGCAAAATCACGGTCAACAGCCGGGCGTTCGAGGAATTCTTCGTGCGCGAACAGGACCGCAATGCCGTCATGGCTCCGCTGGCCCAAACCGATCGCGTCGGCAGCGTCGACGTTTCGATCAATGTCCACGGCGGCGGCATCACCGGCCAGGCCGGCGCTTGCAAGCTGGGGTTGGCCCGGGCGCTGAAGATTTACGACAGCGGCCTGGAAGAGGCGCTGCGCCAGGGGCACTTGCTGACCCGCGACAGCCGCATGAAGGAACGCAAGCACTACGGCCTGCGTGGTGCCCGTCGTGGCACGCAGTTCTCGAAGCGTTAACGCGTCTGCTTATCTCGGTACTCTCTGTGTGGTCGGTGGCGGACCGCGCATTCAGCAGGCTTCTTCGACCAGCTGCGCGATCGGTGTCCCCTCGCTGAATTTCATCGGTCGGCCGACTGGCGTCATGACTTCGTGCGCCGGATCGATGGCCAGTGCTTGTAGTACCGTGGCATGCACGTCGGCCACGCTGCGCGGCTCATCGACCTTTTTGCCGCCGGCCGGATCTGTGGCGCCGATCACTTGCCCACCGCGCAACCCGCCGCCGGCCAGGGCCATGCTGAAGCCGTGCGGCCAGTGGTCGCGGCCGTCGAGGGGATTGAGCTTCGGGGTGCGGCCAAATTCACCGCCGCAGAGCACAACCGTGCGAGACAATAAGTCGCGCTTCCGCAAATCGGCGACGAGCGCCGCGAAGGCCGGGTCGAGGATCTTTACCAGCCGCTCATGAGTTGCATGGTTGTTCGTATGGCTGTCCCACCCGGCGAGCGTCACTTCCACGCAGCGCACCCCCTGCTCGATCAGGCGGCGCGCGGCGAGGCAGCCGCGCCCGAAGGGAGTATCGCCATAGGCGGCCTGCACCTCTCGCGGTTCGTCGCTCGTTTCGAACGCGCGCAATTGCGGTGAGTTCATCAAGGCCGTGGCTTCGTCGATCATCGTGCCGTGCAATGTGCGCTCGACGGCGCGGCGGCGGCCGGCCAGAAACACGCTGTCGATCACGCTGCGATCGTTCAGCCGTGCCGTTTGGCGTTCCCTCGATACGCGGAGCGTCACGTCGGGGATATGCTCGGCCGGATCGAAGGTCTTGAAAGCGTCGAACTGGTTGCCCAGGTAGCCACCGCGGGCGGGCCATTGGTTAGGCAGGATCGAAACGTGTCGCGGGATTTCGACCGTCGCCGTTGGCAACTGATGGCAGCAGATCGCGCCGATCGAAGGATGCACGAGGGTCGAGTCCGGCCGATAGCCGGTCTTCAGCAGGTACGTCCCGCGCTCGTGGTCCCCCTCCTTGCTCACAAGCGACCGCACGAGCGACACGTCGTGCATTTCGGCGGCCAGACGCTCAAAGCCGGCGGCCAGTTGTACACCCTTCGTGGCCGTGGCAATTGCTTGCGTGCCGGCCGCGATCTCGGCGCCGGGATGTGGATCGAACGTCTCCAACTGGCTCGGTCCGCCGCCCAGCCACAGTAGAATGACGGATTGCGCCGGTTCGCGCCGCGCTTGCTCGGCGCGGCGAGCCAGGACCTCGGCCAGCGGCGTAAGCCAACCGGCGCCGGCCAACGTGGCCGCGCCCAAAAAACGCCGACGCCCGAGGCGATGCTTTAATGGTTCCATGCGAATTCGGTGCTGTTGAGCAGCGCCCAGTAAAGGTCTTCCATCCGCTCGCGGCGTTCGCCGCCGCGCGTGTCCGCCAGCCGCGCCGCGAAGTGCGCGGTCTCGAGGACCGTTGGACGGCGCGTGAGGCAGGCCAGGTACGCCGTCTCGATCGCCTTCTCATCGGTCGAGGCCAGGGCCGCGATTTGTGTGGCGGCGTTGCCTACAAGATTGTCCTCGGTCTTCTTCTTCAGCAGTTCGCCATTCATCAGCAA belongs to Pirellulales bacterium and includes:
- the rplM gene encoding 50S ribosomal protein L13; this translates as MTTYMAKPGEVEQKWWLVDATDQVVGRLAAEIAMILMGKHRPTYTPHVDTGDFVVVVNAEKVTFTGKKWQNKTYTHYTGYTGLRVETAGHRLERRPELILSEAVRRMLPKNKLATKMLSKLKIYAGPEHPHQAQLPEPKESKLK
- the rpsI gene encoding 30S ribosomal protein S9; protein product: MSTVETPQVKQTVKHNGDALGTGRRKTSVARVRVRAGSGKITVNSRAFEEFFVREQDRNAVMAPLAQTDRVGSVDVSINVHGGGITGQAGACKLGLARALKIYDSGLEEALRQGHLLTRDSRMKERKHYGLRGARRGTQFSKR
- a CDS encoding DUF1501 domain-containing protein, encoding MEPLKHRLGRRRFLGAATLAGAGWLTPLAEVLARRAEQARREPAQSVILLWLGGGPSQLETFDPHPGAEIAAGTQAIATATKGVQLAAGFERLAAEMHDVSLVRSLVSKEGDHERGTYLLKTGYRPDSTLVHPSIGAICCHQLPTATVEIPRHVSILPNQWPARGGYLGNQFDAFKTFDPAEHIPDVTLRVSRERQTARLNDRSVIDSVFLAGRRRAVERTLHGTMIDEATALMNSPQLRAFETSDEPREVQAAYGDTPFGRGCLAARRLIEQGVRCVEVTLAGWDSHTNNHATHERLVKILDPAFAALVADLRKRDLLSRTVVLCGGEFGRTPKLNPLDGRDHWPHGFSMALAGGGLRGGQVIGATDPAGGKKVDEPRSVADVHATVLQALAIDPAHEVMTPVGRPMKFSEGTPIAQLVEEAC